One window of Mobula birostris isolate sMobBir1 chromosome 16, sMobBir1.hap1, whole genome shotgun sequence genomic DNA carries:
- the LOC140210872 gene encoding caveolin-2-like: MLTGEQLNETKIDLGEEQGQPDQNVPAAKGQISAVEDRDPRGINAHLKVNFEDVIAEPDSVHSFDKIWIWSDALFEVSKLWCYRIISVIFAVPVSLISGIIFAILSCLHIWCVMPCIKNCLINMPCIQVIWGTIVDVVISPCCESMGKCFSGINLHIARD; the protein is encoded by the exons ATGCTCACAGGCGAGCAATTGAACGAAACCAAAATTGACCTCGGCGAGGAGCAAGGGCAGCCAGATCAAAATGTCCCAGCAGCAAAAGGACAGATTTCAGCGGTGGAGGACCGGGATCCCAGAGGCATCAATGCCCACTTAAAG GTGAACTTCGAAGATGTAATTGCAGAACCTGATTCGGTGCACAGTTTTGACAAAATCTGGATTTGGAGCGACGCCTTATTCGAAGTGTCCAAATTATGGTGCTACAGAATCATTTCTGTTATCTTTGCTGTGCCTGTGTCTTTGATCTCTGGAATTATCTTTGCTATTTTAAGTTGTTTGCACATCTG GTGCGTCATGCCCTGTATCAAGAACTGCTTGATTAACATGCCTTGCATCCAGGTCATCTGGGGAACGATTGTGGATGTAGTCATTTCTCCTTGCTGTGAAAGTATGGGGAAATGTTTCAGTGGCATCAACCTGCACATTGCAAGAGATTAA